In Bacillus sp. Cs-700, one genomic interval encodes:
- a CDS encoding phosphatidylserine decarboxylase — protein MKKRVYRGVICLLNSRRLGYFINKMSRTRFSKWLIPIYVKLFNIQTNELDLKLKEFTSLEAFFVRKLKSGSRSVKGSGSDIVSPVDAKLEQFGEIDDTLIKVKGIRYSIEDLLQDKEMIARYRHGVFLVLYLSPRDYHRIHAPADAVIGKQYELGGKSTPVNKLGMTLGKSPLSTNYRIVSELRQDDGMFMALVKVGAMWVNTIELTHPTLNLEKGEEVGFFSFGSTVVLLFEKDKVSLSPRLERQASIKTGEPLARKRNSEDMDSSFKE, from the coding sequence TTGAAGAAGAGAGTGTATCGAGGCGTGATTTGCTTGCTCAATTCTAGGAGGTTAGGCTATTTTATTAATAAAATGAGCCGCACTCGATTCAGCAAGTGGCTGATTCCTATATACGTGAAGTTGTTTAACATCCAAACGAACGAGCTGGATTTAAAACTGAAGGAGTTTACATCATTAGAAGCGTTTTTTGTAAGAAAACTTAAATCTGGTTCACGTTCTGTTAAAGGAAGTGGTAGCGATATTGTCAGTCCTGTTGATGCGAAGTTGGAGCAGTTTGGTGAGATCGATGACACGTTAATTAAAGTGAAAGGAATTAGGTATTCCATTGAGGACTTATTGCAGGATAAGGAAATGATTGCTCGATATCGACATGGTGTATTCCTAGTGTTATATCTTAGTCCCAGAGATTATCATCGGATTCATGCTCCTGCTGATGCTGTTATAGGAAAACAGTATGAACTTGGTGGAAAGTCTACTCCGGTCAATAAGTTAGGTATGACTTTAGGAAAGTCGCCACTCTCGACAAACTACAGAATTGTGTCTGAATTAAGACAAGATGATGGGATGTTTATGGCTCTCGTAAAAGTGGGAGCGATGTGGGTAAATACGATTGAATTAACACACCCAACCTTAAACCTAGAAAAAGGAGAGGAAGTCGGCTTTTTTAGTTTTGGTTCCACCGTTGTGCTTCTGTTTGAAAAGGATAAGGTCTCTCTTTCTCCAAGATTAGAGCGGCAAGCGTCGATCAAAACAGGGGAGCCATTGGCAAGAAAAAGGAATTCAGAAGATATGGATTCTTCATTTAAGGAGTAG
- a CDS encoding aspartyl-phosphate phosphatase Spo0E family protein, producing the protein MKLPIQCYTRSNLLALIDQKKVVLTSKVLAHGFTHKQTVMASQELDKLLNRYQFGQYEGSQSRYLA; encoded by the coding sequence TTGAAATTGCCTATACAATGTTACACGAGATCAAATCTTCTAGCTCTCATTGATCAGAAAAAAGTAGTTTTAACATCAAAAGTGCTAGCGCATGGATTTACACATAAACAAACTGTCATGGCCAGTCAAGAGCTTGATAAGCTCCTTAATCGCTATCAATTTGGACAATATGAAGGAAGTCAATCGAGGTATTTAGCTTAA
- a CDS encoding GyrI-like domain-containing protein: MIGKRNIHLETLDKLYLVGIRVRCPAEEYGWQIPLAAKQLDARKKEIANVSNLHQQFGAFVVDASSEEEDGYWVCHQVKKVEGVPEGMVSLRIPSQTYAVLKHRGSNMGILNTYEELHTWIAKSDLKRRLGAWHLERFYHFKDTEQIEVDLMDTIHDEKRR, from the coding sequence TTGATAGGAAAACGTAACATTCACCTTGAAACGCTGGATAAGCTTTATCTTGTCGGCATAAGAGTTCGCTGCCCTGCAGAAGAGTATGGATGGCAAATTCCGTTGGCGGCAAAACAATTAGATGCCCGTAAAAAAGAGATTGCTAATGTGTCAAACCTTCATCAACAATTCGGTGCCTTTGTAGTAGATGCCTCTTCTGAAGAGGAAGATGGGTATTGGGTATGCCACCAAGTAAAGAAGGTAGAGGGTGTGCCGGAGGGAATGGTGTCGTTAAGAATTCCTTCTCAAACCTATGCGGTTTTAAAGCATAGGGGATCGAACATGGGGATTTTAAATACATATGAGGAACTGCATACGTGGATCGCAAAAAGCGATTTGAAGAGAAGATTAGGTGCCTGGCACCTTGAACGTTTTTATCATTTTAAGGATACAGAACAGATTGAGGTTGATCTGATGGACACCATTCATGATGAAAAAAGGAGATGA
- the dacB gene encoding D-alanyl-D-alanine carboxypeptidase/D-alanyl-D-alanine-endopeptidase: MKQILKTSLVFLLLVLLILPPLSSNQDVSADKTNSNLSTELNEILSDESLDGAIAGISVRSANSGELIYENYSETRLTPASNMKLFTAGAALETLGADYRFTTELLTDGEVKNKLLKRNLYLKGKGDPTLLKEDFDELAHSLKEKGVHKIKGDLIGDNSWYEDEALSQDLSWSDEDNYYGAKVSALTASPNEDYDAGTVIVEAYPGKHPGDPVDVRLSPSSDVIKVQNRARTVSADEDAELSITREHGSNTILVEGEISVDATRKREWIAVWNPAEYALSLMKQSLKEAGIQFKGDLLLRKTPDDATLLIEKKSMPLSELLIPFMKLSNNGHAEILVKEMGKVKKKEGSWDAGLEVMNDFLEEVGLDTDEMRLRDGSGISHVSLIKPNQLSDYLYRIQTKSWFEAFHYSLPIAGDADRFEGGTLRYRMRDTAAELIVHAKTGSLTGVSSLSGYVEQGNGLVFSIMLNQYVEEDDIKDIEDEIAVVLATYSNEK; this comes from the coding sequence TTGAAACAAATCTTAAAAACCAGTCTGGTTTTCCTGCTGCTAGTCCTTCTAATCCTTCCTCCTTTATCATCGAACCAGGATGTCAGTGCGGACAAAACGAATAGTAATCTTTCCACAGAACTTAATGAGATCCTCTCAGATGAAAGCCTTGATGGCGCCATTGCCGGTATAAGCGTCCGATCGGCAAACTCCGGAGAATTGATTTACGAGAATTACAGCGAGACCCGCCTTACGCCTGCCTCTAACATGAAATTATTCACGGCTGGCGCTGCCCTTGAAACACTTGGAGCGGATTATCGTTTTACCACCGAACTTTTAACGGATGGAGAAGTGAAAAACAAATTGTTGAAAAGAAATCTATACCTTAAAGGGAAAGGCGATCCTACTCTCCTGAAAGAAGATTTCGATGAACTCGCACACTCACTGAAAGAAAAAGGTGTACATAAAATTAAAGGTGATTTGATTGGAGATAACAGCTGGTATGAAGATGAAGCTCTGTCACAGGATCTTTCCTGGTCAGATGAAGATAATTACTACGGTGCCAAGGTTTCAGCACTAACCGCTTCACCAAATGAAGATTACGATGCCGGTACGGTCATTGTAGAAGCTTACCCTGGCAAACACCCTGGCGATCCAGTTGATGTTCGTCTGTCACCTTCATCTGATGTGATCAAAGTACAGAACCGTGCTAGAACAGTCAGTGCAGACGAGGATGCGGAATTAAGCATCACACGTGAACATGGTTCAAATACGATCTTAGTTGAAGGGGAAATATCTGTGGATGCAACGCGTAAGCGCGAGTGGATTGCGGTTTGGAATCCAGCGGAATATGCGCTTAGCTTAATGAAGCAATCCCTCAAGGAAGCTGGTATTCAATTTAAAGGCGATTTGTTGCTTCGCAAAACACCTGATGACGCAACACTTCTCATTGAGAAGAAATCAATGCCATTATCAGAGCTTCTTATTCCTTTCATGAAGCTAAGTAATAACGGCCACGCAGAAATATTAGTAAAAGAAATGGGAAAAGTGAAGAAAAAGGAAGGCAGTTGGGATGCAGGATTGGAAGTCATGAACGATTTTCTAGAAGAGGTTGGACTGGATACGGATGAGATGCGACTAAGAGACGGGTCGGGCATTAGCCACGTTTCGTTAATTAAGCCCAATCAGCTTTCCGACTACCTGTATCGCATCCAAACGAAAAGCTGGTTTGAAGCATTTCACTATTCTCTCCCCATTGCAGGCGATGCTGATCGCTTTGAGGGGGGTACCCTTCGTTATCGCATGAGAGATACCGCTGCAGAACTAATTGTTCATGCGAAAACTGGTTCCTTAACTGGCGTTTCTTCTCTTTCAGGCTATGTTGAACAGGGCAATGGCCTTGTTTTTTCCATTATGCTGAATCAATATGTTGAAGAGGATGACATTAAGGATATTGAAGATGAAATCGCTGTTGTTTTGGCTACGTATTCAAATGAAAAATAG
- a CDS encoding VOC family protein, whose product MKQSLLRIGSTYLPVMDVKRATEWYVANLNAELSYLDQDKAILNMAHQSIFLVKAQEKECANFYDREGKEHFSLTFEVDGLRELEMLREEFLSKNMKVGELENRGHAGRNFVFYDLDGNMFDVWSEISSEFKERYLVPDPISEEPAN is encoded by the coding sequence ATGAAGCAGTCCTTGCTTCGCATCGGTTCTACTTATCTACCTGTTATGGATGTTAAACGAGCGACAGAGTGGTATGTAGCGAATTTAAATGCTGAGCTTAGCTATCTAGATCAGGATAAAGCGATTTTGAATATGGCGCATCAAAGTATTTTTCTAGTCAAAGCCCAAGAGAAAGAATGTGCTAATTTCTATGATCGTGAAGGAAAAGAGCACTTTTCTTTAACGTTTGAAGTGGATGGTCTTCGGGAGCTTGAAATGCTTCGAGAGGAATTTTTGTCAAAAAACATGAAGGTCGGTGAACTGGAAAACAGGGGACATGCGGGTAGAAACTTTGTCTTCTATGATCTAGATGGAAATATGTTTGATGTATGGAGTGAAATCAGTTCAGAATTCAAAGAACGTTACCTCGTTCCAGATCCGATTAGTGAGGAGCCGGCAAATTGA
- a CDS encoding DUF4825 domain-containing protein, with translation MRNIRLTLAFVLLLAAGCSSGVASEQTTIKTMEDVQYESILPYSGTYVGNNSDVLTLLSHLPGGETVGQLDLTNEKINVTYEVKGDRSEEMFHDYWFSDNKNGLKTMHYNAIYLSLLVPNAEGYEFHVQEKNRSFTRDEITTILGDEFPDLPNEDELMDDETVEAFVTKHKEELEMIANNFEDYFNEK, from the coding sequence ATGAGAAATATACGGCTAACGTTAGCGTTTGTTCTTCTTCTAGCGGCAGGCTGTTCGAGTGGCGTCGCGAGCGAGCAAACGACCATTAAAACGATGGAGGACGTTCAGTATGAATCGATACTTCCATATAGCGGCACGTACGTGGGCAATAATTCTGACGTACTCACTCTACTCAGTCACTTGCCAGGCGGAGAAACAGTTGGGCAATTAGATTTAACGAATGAAAAGATAAACGTTACATACGAAGTGAAAGGTGATCGTTCAGAAGAAATGTTTCATGATTACTGGTTCTCTGACAACAAGAATGGCCTAAAAACAATGCATTACAACGCGATTTATTTAAGCCTTCTCGTTCCAAATGCAGAAGGATATGAGTTTCATGTTCAAGAAAAGAATAGGAGCTTTACGAGAGATGAAATCACCACGATTCTTGGAGATGAATTTCCTGATCTTCCGAATGAAGATGAACTTATGGACGATGAGACTGTTGAGGCATTTGTGACAAAACATAAGGAAGAGTTAGAAATGATCGCAAACAACTTTGAGGACTATTTTAATGAAAAATAA
- a CDS encoding VOC family protein — MIRIGSVFIPVTNLEKATAWYEENLSVKKIEEWGEGVGKGAGFYFPEGSTQLGLVQVETSQPTEFRVQNEQKNSYFNFLVDDIYAFYHELKDEGVKTSEIEKFGGMTCFDFYDPDGNPFSVVNEVKDSPFHSDEIKKLQKEAR, encoded by the coding sequence ATGATTCGAATTGGTAGTGTATTTATTCCAGTAACAAATCTTGAAAAGGCAACAGCATGGTATGAAGAAAATCTTAGCGTAAAGAAGATTGAGGAGTGGGGAGAAGGCGTTGGGAAGGGAGCGGGCTTTTACTTTCCGGAAGGTTCTACTCAGCTTGGTCTTGTTCAGGTTGAAACGAGCCAACCGACGGAGTTTCGTGTTCAGAATGAACAGAAGAATAGTTACTTTAATTTTCTTGTAGATGATATTTATGCCTTTTATCATGAGCTAAAAGATGAGGGGGTTAAAACTTCTGAGATTGAAAAGTTTGGAGGCATGACCTGCTTCGATTTTTATGATCCTGATGGAAATCCATTCAGTGTCGTCAATGAGGTGAAGGATTCCCCATTTCATTCAGATGAAATTAAGAAACTTCAGAAGGAGGCACGTTAA
- the guaC gene encoding GMP reductase, whose product MENVFDYEDIQLIPAKCVVNSRSECDTSVTLGKHTFKLPVVPANMQTIIDETIAVTLAEKGYFYVMHRFEPEKRIAFIQDMNARELITSISVGVKDEEYAFIEQLKEQGLTPDYITIDIAHGHSNAVIEMIGHIKNHLPDSFVIAGNVGTPEAVRELEHAGADATKVGIGPGKVCITKIKTGFGTGGWQLAALRWCAKAATKPIIADGGIRTHGDIAKSVRFGASMVMIGSLFAGHEESPGETVEREGKRFKEYFGSASEFQKGEKKNVEGKKMFVEHKGNLQDTLTEMEQDLQSAISYSGGDKLESIRTVDYVVVKNSIFNGDKVY is encoded by the coding sequence ATGGAAAACGTATTTGATTATGAAGATATCCAACTAATTCCCGCTAAATGTGTCGTAAACAGTCGATCAGAGTGTGATACTTCTGTTACACTTGGCAAGCATACATTTAAACTACCAGTTGTACCTGCAAACATGCAGACAATTATTGATGAAACGATTGCGGTTACGTTGGCTGAAAAAGGATATTTCTACGTGATGCATCGTTTTGAACCAGAAAAGCGGATTGCTTTTATTCAAGATATGAACGCACGTGAGCTGATCACATCGATTAGCGTTGGTGTAAAAGACGAGGAATACGCGTTTATCGAACAGCTTAAAGAACAAGGACTTACACCGGACTATATTACGATTGATATTGCGCACGGTCATTCGAATGCGGTTATCGAAATGATTGGGCACATTAAAAACCACTTGCCTGATAGCTTTGTCATTGCCGGAAATGTTGGAACACCGGAAGCTGTCCGTGAGCTCGAGCATGCTGGAGCGGACGCAACAAAGGTTGGAATTGGTCCCGGAAAAGTGTGTATTACAAAAATTAAAACCGGTTTTGGAACTGGTGGCTGGCAGCTAGCGGCACTTCGCTGGTGTGCAAAAGCTGCAACGAAGCCGATTATTGCTGACGGCGGTATTCGTACGCATGGCGATATCGCAAAATCCGTACGCTTTGGAGCTTCGATGGTCATGATTGGCTCCCTTTTTGCTGGCCATGAAGAATCTCCTGGAGAAACCGTCGAACGCGAGGGTAAGCGATTCAAAGAATACTTTGGATCAGCTTCTGAATTCCAAAAAGGCGAGAAGAAAAATGTAGAAGGTAAGAAAATGTTTGTGGAACATAAAGGAAACCTTCAAGACACCCTTACAGAAATGGAACAGGATCTTCAGTCAGCTATCTCTTATTCTGGTGGAGACAAGCTTGAATCCATTCGTACAGTCGATTACGTTGTCGTCAAGAACTCGATTTTTAATGGAGATAAAGTGTATTAA
- the ald gene encoding alanine dehydrogenase — protein MYIGIPKEIKNNENRVAITPAGVIALTKAGHHVTVETEAGIGSGFEDIDYREAGATIATDVASVWNQEMVMKVKEPLSSEYAYFRDGLILFTYLHLAAEPELTKALKDSGVTAIAYETVVDRGTLPLLTPMSEVAGRMASQIGAQILEKPKGGKGILLGGVPGVKRGKVTIIGGGVVGTNAAKIAMGLGADVTILDLSAERLRQLDDIFGNAINTLMSNPLNIAQAVKEADLVVGAVLIPGAKAPKLVTEEMVKSMTPGSVLVDVAIDQGGIIETVDHITTHDNPTYEKHGVVHYAVANMPGAVPRTSTIALTNVTIPYALQIANKGVTTAIQTNPALEKGLNVANGAITYEAVARDLGYDYVSANDALLGAHA, from the coding sequence ATGTATATTGGAATTCCAAAGGAAATTAAAAATAATGAAAATCGCGTAGCGATTACACCAGCAGGCGTTATCGCACTAACAAAGGCTGGACATCACGTAACAGTTGAGACTGAAGCAGGAATTGGAAGCGGTTTCGAAGATATTGACTATCGTGAAGCAGGCGCAACGATTGCAACAGATGTTGCATCTGTTTGGAATCAAGAGATGGTAATGAAAGTAAAAGAACCACTTTCATCTGAATATGCTTATTTCCGTGATGGACTCATTCTTTTCACTTACCTTCACTTAGCAGCAGAGCCTGAATTAACAAAAGCGCTTAAAGATAGCGGCGTAACGGCAATCGCTTATGAAACAGTAGTGGATCGTGGAACACTTCCACTTCTTACACCAATGAGTGAAGTAGCTGGACGTATGGCTTCACAAATCGGCGCACAAATCCTTGAAAAACCTAAAGGTGGAAAAGGCATTCTTCTTGGCGGCGTTCCTGGAGTGAAACGCGGCAAAGTAACGATTATCGGCGGTGGCGTTGTTGGAACAAACGCAGCGAAGATCGCAATGGGCCTTGGAGCAGACGTAACAATTCTCGACTTAAGCGCTGAGCGCCTACGTCAGCTTGATGACATTTTCGGAAATGCGATTAACACGCTAATGTCTAACCCACTTAATATCGCTCAAGCTGTTAAAGAAGCGGACCTTGTTGTTGGTGCGGTGTTAATTCCAGGAGCAAAAGCACCGAAGCTTGTGACAGAAGAAATGGTGAAGAGCATGACACCAGGATCTGTTCTTGTTGATGTTGCCATTGACCAGGGTGGTATCATCGAAACAGTTGATCACATCACGACACACGATAACCCAACGTACGAAAAGCATGGAGTTGTTCATTACGCAGTTGCGAACATGCCAGGGGCTGTTCCGAGAACATCAACAATCGCTCTAACAAACGTTACGATTCCTTATGCGCTTCAAATTGCCAATAAAGGTGTAACGACTGCGATCCAAACCAACCCAGCACTCGAAAAAGGATTGAACGTAGCAAACGGCGCAATCACGTACGAAGCTGTAGCAAGAGACCTTGGCTATGACTACGTTTCAGCAAACGATGCATTGCTTGGAGCTCACGCTTAA
- the ppsA gene encoding phosphoenolpyruvate synthase, which produces MVEQSAIRWFHEIRKEDIALVGGKGANLGELTQSGVHVPPGFCVTAEAYATFISERELDQSITQKMKTLDYENNDQLNEVSAEIREWIMQTDMLESIEVEIRNAYAAFSQDLNVADPFVAVRSSATAEDLPEASFAGQQDTYLEISGITELLYHIKKCWASLWTARAIYYREKQQFNHFDVSLCAVVQLMVNSEKSGVIFTANPITGEREQMMINASWGLGEAVVSGMVSPDEYIVDKRTFKLIEKHVAEKKVLVVKKANAIGTDTVAVKEYLSEDHVNQQCLTQAEIAHLSRDAVRIEELYQTPQDIEWGLDCQTNELYILQARPITTLKEEETKVVEKVETPKKMLVRGLAASPGSASGKVRKIKDISEVSLVEEGDILVTIMTNPDMIPAMKKAAALITDEGGRTCHAAIVSREFGIPCIVGSSIATDVLMDGMEVTVDATRGVVYEGILEDAEPVKKKEAATEVTNSTEGFNEALLHQLAPITGTKVYMNLGEPDLINKYKHLPFDGIGLMRTEFIFSNIGIHPMHLLKTGQEEMFIEKMSEGITKVAQDIYPKPMVVRLSDFRSNEFRGLIGGDEVEPVEANPMIGWRGVSRYISPQYEEGFRLECRAIKKVRDEYGLINVWTMLPFVRTTWEVEKVKKIMAEEGLIQNQEFKIWIMAEVPSVIFEAEEFAQLVDGFSIGSNDLTQLILGSDRDSGILNSMGYFDERNPSVKRAIKQLIHGAHKYGKTVSICGQGPSTYPEFTEFLIKEGIDSVSINPDTVAATRRSVASVEQRMILNEIRG; this is translated from the coding sequence ATGGTGGAGCAAAGTGCGATTCGATGGTTTCATGAAATAAGAAAAGAGGATATTGCTCTTGTTGGTGGTAAGGGAGCAAATCTTGGAGAGCTTACGCAGAGCGGTGTACACGTACCGCCTGGTTTTTGTGTAACAGCTGAAGCGTACGCAACGTTTATCTCGGAACGGGAACTTGATCAGTCGATTACACAAAAAATGAAAACGCTTGATTATGAGAATAACGATCAGCTCAATGAAGTGAGTGCTGAAATTAGAGAATGGATTATGCAGACGGATATGCTTGAATCGATTGAAGTAGAAATTCGTAATGCTTATGCAGCGTTTAGTCAGGACCTTAACGTAGCGGATCCGTTCGTAGCTGTTCGAAGCTCAGCAACGGCTGAAGATCTTCCGGAAGCCTCATTTGCAGGACAGCAAGATACATATCTTGAGATTTCTGGAATTACAGAGCTTCTTTATCACATCAAGAAGTGCTGGGCATCCTTATGGACAGCACGAGCCATTTACTATCGCGAAAAACAACAGTTCAACCATTTTGATGTCTCCCTTTGTGCGGTTGTTCAATTGATGGTGAATAGTGAAAAATCAGGTGTGATTTTTACAGCGAATCCGATTACAGGTGAGCGAGAGCAGATGATGATTAACGCGAGCTGGGGGCTTGGGGAAGCGGTTGTTTCTGGGATGGTTTCACCAGATGAGTATATCGTTGATAAGAGAACGTTTAAATTAATCGAAAAGCACGTAGCCGAAAAGAAAGTGCTTGTCGTAAAGAAAGCCAACGCAATCGGAACGGATACGGTTGCGGTGAAAGAATATTTAAGTGAAGACCACGTGAACCAGCAGTGCTTAACGCAAGCTGAAATCGCTCACCTTTCACGTGACGCAGTTCGAATTGAAGAACTTTATCAAACACCTCAGGATATTGAGTGGGGCCTTGATTGCCAAACAAATGAACTTTACATTCTGCAAGCTCGTCCAATAACAACACTAAAAGAGGAGGAAACAAAAGTGGTTGAAAAGGTAGAAACGCCAAAGAAGATGCTTGTTCGAGGATTAGCTGCCTCTCCCGGGTCTGCTAGCGGAAAAGTACGCAAGATCAAAGATATTAGTGAAGTTTCTCTTGTAGAAGAAGGCGACATTCTAGTGACCATCATGACCAATCCTGATATGATTCCTGCCATGAAAAAAGCAGCGGCACTTATTACCGATGAAGGCGGGCGCACGTGCCATGCGGCCATTGTTTCACGTGAATTCGGTATCCCATGTATTGTTGGATCTTCGATTGCGACAGATGTGTTAATGGATGGAATGGAAGTAACGGTTGATGCGACTCGTGGAGTTGTGTATGAAGGTATTCTAGAAGATGCTGAACCAGTGAAAAAGAAAGAAGCGGCCACAGAAGTGACGAACTCCACTGAAGGATTCAACGAAGCACTTCTTCATCAGCTTGCACCGATTACAGGAACAAAAGTTTATATGAATCTTGGAGAGCCAGATCTGATCAACAAATACAAACACTTGCCATTTGACGGCATTGGCTTAATGCGAACGGAATTTATCTTTTCAAATATCGGTATTCACCCGATGCATTTGCTAAAAACCGGACAGGAAGAAATGTTCATTGAAAAAATGTCCGAAGGAATCACGAAGGTGGCGCAGGATATTTATCCAAAGCCAATGGTTGTTCGTTTGAGTGATTTCCGCTCAAATGAGTTTCGTGGCCTTATTGGTGGAGATGAAGTAGAGCCAGTTGAAGCGAATCCGATGATCGGCTGGCGCGGCGTCTCACGCTATATTTCTCCTCAGTACGAAGAAGGATTCCGTTTGGAATGTCGAGCGATTAAAAAAGTTCGTGATGAGTACGGCTTGATTAACGTTTGGACAATGCTTCCATTCGTTCGGACAACGTGGGAAGTGGAGAAAGTGAAGAAGATTATGGCAGAAGAAGGCTTGATTCAAAATCAAGAATTCAAGATCTGGATTATGGCGGAAGTGCCATCTGTGATTTTTGAAGCGGAGGAGTTCGCGCAGCTTGTGGATGGCTTCAGCATCGGAAGCAATGATTTAACACAGCTTATTTTAGGATCTGACCGTGACTCTGGTATTCTAAACAGCATGGGCTATTTTGATGAACGCAACCCTTCTGTAAAACGAGCGATTAAGCAGCTGATTCATGGGGCGCATAAGTATGGTAAAACCGTCTCGATTTGTGGCCAGGGACCGTCGACTTACCCTGAATTTACAGAGTTCCTCATTAAAGAAGGAATCGATAGCGTGAGCATCAATCCGGACACGGTGGCAGCAACTAGAAGATCGGTTGCGTCTGTCGAGCAGCGGATGATTTTAAATGAAATCAGAGGATAG
- a CDS encoding helix-turn-helix domain-containing protein, whose amino-acid sequence MHTDQESHNPFQGPFRTLEDLADCIRENLGCPVTIEDSDHRILAYSSHDENVDPARIATIMKRKVPEEVIKSLWKKGIIPQLFESDDPVIIPAIPEVGLGQRVAISVRKNEELLGFIWAQLNWEVTQEELALLKKAAKVVKNQILKLDIKKRHSEEGHREFFWKLLTGHYTKEEHILQQASMYQLNVKGEMAIVIFEFSEEIQQSLERHMNYYIQASHQIELIYSTLDQNQLILLVRPQDQFNTFEQLTSFVQVFVEKISNRLGVDTLKGGAGALYQTPLSIKDSYREALHVLSIKERFKGEVTGIYSYQDLGIYQFIDLLYQERQHYQNPYIEKLKQYDAIHHTQLLETLDSYLQQDSNVKAAAHVLHVHTNTLNYRLKRIADVANLDLKNANQKVTLFLDLKIEQMKS is encoded by the coding sequence ATGCATACCGATCAAGAAAGTCATAACCCTTTTCAGGGACCATTCCGTACATTAGAAGATTTAGCTGACTGTATCCGAGAGAACCTCGGTTGCCCGGTTACCATAGAAGATTCAGATCATCGCATTCTCGCTTATAGTTCGCATGATGAAAATGTGGACCCAGCGCGCATTGCCACCATTATGAAACGAAAAGTACCAGAAGAGGTGATCAAAAGCCTCTGGAAAAAAGGCATCATTCCACAGCTCTTTGAAAGTGATGACCCGGTTATCATCCCTGCCATTCCAGAGGTAGGACTTGGCCAAAGAGTCGCGATTTCAGTTCGAAAAAATGAAGAGCTGCTTGGCTTTATTTGGGCTCAATTAAATTGGGAAGTGACTCAAGAGGAGCTTGCGCTTCTAAAAAAAGCCGCGAAAGTAGTTAAAAACCAAATTCTGAAATTGGACATTAAGAAACGTCATTCAGAAGAAGGGCACCGTGAGTTTTTCTGGAAGTTATTAACGGGTCATTATACAAAAGAAGAGCACATCCTACAGCAAGCTTCCATGTATCAGCTAAACGTAAAGGGCGAGATGGCGATCGTCATCTTTGAATTTAGTGAAGAAATACAGCAGTCGCTTGAACGTCATATGAACTATTACATTCAGGCTTCACACCAAATCGAATTGATCTACAGTACGTTGGACCAAAACCAGCTCATTTTACTCGTTCGTCCTCAAGACCAATTCAACACATTTGAACAGCTCACGAGTTTTGTACAAGTTTTTGTTGAGAAAATTAGTAATCGCCTTGGTGTTGATACGTTAAAAGGCGGGGCAGGCGCCCTCTATCAAACCCCACTTTCGATAAAAGACAGCTACCGCGAAGCGCTTCATGTGCTGTCAATTAAAGAACGATTTAAAGGAGAAGTTACGGGGATCTATAGCTATCAGGACCTTGGGATTTATCAATTTATTGACCTCCTCTATCAAGAGCGTCAGCATTATCAAAATCCCTATATCGAGAAATTAAAGCAGTATGATGCCATTCATCATACGCAGCTACTGGAAACGCTCGATAGTTATTTACAGCAGGATAGCAACGTGAAAGCAGCCGCTCACGTTCTTCACGTGCATACCAATACGTTGAACTATCGCCTCAAACGCATCGCTGATGTGGCGAACCTTGACTTAAAAAATGCCAATCAAAAAGTTACGCTTTTCCTAGATTTAAAAATTGAACAAATGAAATCATAG
- a CDS encoding TIGR04104 family putative zinc finger protein: MPICQNCGYIWRWKEAMRLIYRSKVTCPNCNIKQFLSAKSRKRSSYTSMLVVIPLGITTIYNLSLWVYLGFSFAILVLVLLLSPFYYTLSNEEEPLW, encoded by the coding sequence ATGCCAATTTGCCAGAACTGTGGATACATCTGGCGGTGGAAGGAAGCGATGAGACTAATCTATCGTTCAAAAGTCACCTGTCCAAACTGTAACATAAAGCAATTTCTTTCTGCGAAGTCGAGAAAGCGATCAAGTTATACATCGATGCTCGTCGTAATTCCACTTGGCATCACTACGATATACAATCTATCGTTATGGGTGTATTTAGGTTTTTCATTTGCCATTCTCGTCCTGGTCCTTCTTCTATCTCCGTTTTACTATACGTTAAGTAATGAAGAAGAACCGCTTTGGTGA